One genomic region from Phocoena sinus isolate mPhoSin1 chromosome 3, mPhoSin1.pri, whole genome shotgun sequence encodes:
- the PCDH12 gene encoding protocadherin-12 → MMRLLPLLLGLWGPGGYLFLSGDCQEVATLTVKYQVSEEVPSGTVIGKLSQELGREERSGRAGAAFQVLQLPQALPIQVDSKDGLLSTGRRLDREQLCRQQDPCLVSFDVLATGDLALIHVEIHVLDINDHQPQFPKGEQELEISESASLRTRIPLDRALDPDTGPNTLHSYTLSPSEHFALDVIVGPDETKHAELVVVKELDREIHSFFDLVLTAYDSGNPPKSGTSLVKVNVLDSNDNSPVFAESSLALEIQEDAAPGTLLINLTATDPDQGPNGEVEYFLSKHVPPEVLDTFSIDAKTGQVILRQPLDYEKNPAYEVDVQARDLGPNPIPAHCKILIKVLDVNDNTPNIHITWASQPSLVSEALPKDSFIALIMANDLDSGNNGLVHCWLSQELGHFRLKRTNGNTYMLLTNATLDREQWPQYTLTLLAQDQGPQPLSVKKQLSIQISDANDNAPVFEKSRYQVSTRENNLPSLHLITIKAHDADLGVNGKISYHIQDSPVSHLVAIDSDTGEVTAQRSLDYEQMAGFEFLVIAEDRGQPQLASSVSVWVSLLDANDNVPEVIHPILSDGKASLSVLVNASTGHLLVPIETPNGVGPAGTDMPPQATPSSRPFLLVTIVARDADSGANGELLYSIQSGNEAGLFVLSPHLGQLFINITNASSLTGSEWELEIVVEDRGSPSLQTRALLRVFFVTSVDHLRDSAREPGALSTSVLTVICLVVLLAISGLILALIMSICRTEKKDNRAYNCREAESTYRHQPKRPQKHIQKADIHLVPVLRGQVDEPGEAGQPPKHVGKEAMMEAGWDPCLQAPFHLTPTLYRTLRNQGNQGTLAESREVLRDTVNLLFNHPRQRNASRENLNLPEPQPATGQPRSRPLKVAGSPTGRVPGDQGRKEAPLSPPASSATLRRQRNLHGKVAPEKESGPRQILRSLVRLSVAAFAERNPVEELTVDSPPVQQISQLLSLLHQGQFQPKPNHRGNKYLAKPGGSRSAIPDTDGPGARAGGQAEPDQEEGPLDPEEDLSVKQLLEEELSNLLDPYTGLALDRLSVPDPAWMARLSLPLATNYRDNVFSPDAATSEEPRTFQTFGKAPGPELSPTGTRLASTFLSEMSSLLEMLLEQRPAVPVEAASEVLRRLSVCGRTLSLDLATSGASGSEGPGGRSGKKGAEGRTSSGSSSRDLWIQEPGAPGDVRKPRP, encoded by the exons ATGATGCGACTTCTGCCACTTCTGCTGGGACTTTGGGGGCCAGGTGGCTACTTGTTCCTTTCAGGGGATTGTCAGGAGGTCGCCACTCTCACTGTGAAATATCAAGTGTCAGAGGAAGTACCATCCGGCACAGTGATAGGGAAGCTGTCTCAGGAACTGGGCCGGGAGGAGAGGTctgggcgagcaggggctgcctTCCAGGTCTTGCAGCTGCCTCAGGCGCTCCCCATCCAGGTGGACTCCAAGGACGGCCTGCTCAGCACAGGGAGGCGGCTGGACCGGGAGCAGCTTTGCCGGCAGCAGGATCCCTGCCTGGTTTCCTTTGACGTGCTTGCCACAGGGGATTTGGCTCTCATCCACGTGGAGATCCACGTGCTGGACATCAACGACcaccagcctcagtttcccaaaggTGAGCAGGAGCTGGAAATCTCTGAGAGCGCCTCCCTGCGCACCCGGATCCCCCTGGACAGAGCTCTGGACCCAGACACTGGCCCCAACACTCTGCACTCCTACACCCTGTCTCCCAGCGAGCATTTTGCCCTGGATGTCATTGTGGGGCCCGATGAGACCAAACACGCGGAACTCGTGGTGGTGAAGGAGCTGGACCGGGAAATCCATTCATTTTTTGATCTGGTGTTAACTGCCTATGACAGTGGGAACCCCCCCAAGTCAGGCACCAGCTTGGTCAAGGTCAATGTCCTGGACTCCAATGACAATAGCCCTGTGTTCGCTGAGAGCTCGCTGGCACTGGAAATCCAAGAAGACGCTGCCCCTGGTACTCTCCTCATAAACTTGACTGCCACAGACCCTGATCAAGGCCCCAACGGGGAGGTGGAATACTTCCTCAGTAAGCATGTGCCTCCAGAGGTGCTGGACACCTTCAGTATTGACGCCAAGACAGGCCAGGTGATTCTGCGTCAACCCCTAGACTATGAGAAGAATCCTGCCTATGAGGTGGATGTCCAGGCGAGGGACCTGGGTCCCAATCCCATCCCAGCCCACTGCAAAATTCTCATCAAGGTTCTGGACGTCAATGACAACACCCCAAACATCCACATCACGTGGGCCTCCCAACCATCCCTGGTGTCCGAAGCTCTTCCCAAGGACAGTTTCATTGCTCTCATCATGGCAAATGACCTAGACTCAGGAAACAATGGCCTGGTCCACTGTTGGCTGAGCCAAGAGCTGGGCCACTTCAGGCTGAAGAGGACCAATGGCAACACATACATGCTGCTAACCAACGCCACGCTGGACAGAGAGCAGTGGCCGCAATATACCCTCACTCTTTTGGCCCAAGACCAAGGACCCCAGCCCTTATCAGTCAAGAAACAGCTCAGCATTCAGATCAGTGATGCCAACGACAACGCACCTGTGTTTGAGAAAAGCAGGTACCAGGTCTCCACTCGGGAAAACAACCTGCCCTCTCTTCACCTCATTACCATCAAGGCCCATGATGCAGATCTGGGCGTTAATGGGAAAATCTCATACCACATCCAGGACTCTCCAGTTTCTCACTTGGTAGCTATTGACTCAGACACAGGCGAGGTCACCGCTCAGAGGTCACTGGACTATGAACAGATGGCCGGCTTTGAGTTCCTGGTGATCGCAGAGGACAGGGGGCAGCCCCAGCTTGCATCCAGTGTCTCTGTGTGGGTCAGCCTGCTGGATGCCAATGATAATGTCCCAGAGGTGATTCACCCCATACTCAGCGATGGGAAAGCCAGTCTCTCGGTGCTTGTAAATGCCTCCACAGGTCACCTGCTGGTGCCCATTGAAACTCCCAATGGCGTGGGTCCAGCAGGCACTGACATGCCACCACAGGCCACCCCCAGCTCCCGGCCATTCCTTTTGGTGACCATTGTAGCAAGAGATGCAGACTCGGGGGCAAATGGAGAGCTCCTCTACAGCATTCAGAGCGGGAACGAAGCCGGTCTCTTTGTCCTCAGTCCCCACCTGGGGCAGCTGTTCATCAACATCACCAATGCCAGCAGCCTCACTGGGAGTGAGTGGGAGCTGGAGATCGTGGTGGAAGACCGGGGCAGCCCCTCCTTACAGACCCGGGCCCTGTTGAGGGTCTTCTTCGTCACCAGTGTGGACCACTTGAGGGACTCAGCCCGTGAGCCTGGGGCTCTGAGCACATCGGTGCTCACGGTGATTTGCCTGGTCGTATTGCTGGCCATCTCCGGGTTGATCTTGGCTCTGATTATGTCCATTTGCCGGACAGAGAAGAAGGACAACAGGGCCTACAACTGTCGGGAGGCCGAGTCCACCTACcgtcaccagcccaagaggcccCAGAAACACATCCAGAAGGCGGACATCCACCTCGTGCCTGTGCTCAGGGGCCAGGTGGATGAGCCTGGCGAAGCTGGGCAGCCCCCCAAGCACGTGGGCAAGGAAGCGATGATGGAAGCAGGCTGGGACCCCTGCCTGCAGGCCCCCTTTCATCTCACACCGACCCTGTACAGGACTCTGCGTAACCAAGGTAACCAGGGAACGCTGGCCGAGAGCCGAGAGGTGCTGCGGGACACTGTCAACCTCCTTTTCAACCATCCCAGGCAGAGGAATGCCTCCCGGGAGAACCTGAACCTTCCCGAGCCCCAACCTGCGACGGGCCAGCCCCGCTCAAGGCCCCTGAAGGTTGCGGGCAGCCCCACAGGGAGGGTGCCTGGGGACCAGGGCCGTAAGGAGGCCCCGCTGAGCCCGCCGGCCTCCTCTGCAACCCTGAGGCGGCAGCGGAATCTCCATGGCAAAGTAGCCCCTGAGAAAGAGTCAGGCCCCCGTCAGATCCTGCGGAGCCTGGTCCGGCTGTCTGTGGCTGCCTTTGCGGAGCGGAACCCCGTAGAGGAGCTCACTGTGGATTCGCCTCCTGTTCAG CAAATCTCCCAGCTGCTGTCCTTGCTGCATCAGGGCCAATTCCAGCCCAAACCAAACCACCGGGGAAATAAGTACTTGGCCAAGCCCGGCGGCAGCAG GAGTGCAATCCCAGACACAGATGGCCCAGGTGCCAGGGCTGGTGGCCAGGCAGAACCAGATCAGGAGGAAGGGCCCTTGGACCCTGAGGAGGACCTCTCTGTGAAGCAGCTGCTAGAAGAAGAGCTGTCGAACCTGCTGGACCCCTACACAG GCCTCGCCCTGGACCGGCTGAGCGTCCCCGATCCAGCCTGGATGGCAAGACTCTCTTTGCCCCTCGCCACCAACTACCGTGACAACGTGTTCTCCCCGGACGCTGCGACCTCGGAGGAGCCCAGGACCTTCCAGACGTTCGGCAAGGCGCCGGGGCCCGAGCTGAGCCCGACGGGCACGCGGCTGGCCAGCACCTTCCTGTCGGAGATGAGCTCACTGTTGGAGATGCTGCTGGAGCAGCGCCCCGCCGTGCCGGTGGAGGCCGCCTCCGAGGTGCTGCGGCGGCTCTCAGTCTGCGGAAGGACCCTGAGTCTAGACCTAGCCACCAGCGGGGCCTCGGGCTCGGAAGGCCCTGGGGGCCGATCTGGAAAGAAGGGGGCCGAGGGCAGGaccagcagcggcagcagcagcagggacCTGTGGATCCAGGAACCAGGGGCCCCGGGAGATGTTAGGAAGCCCAGGCCCTGA